The Actinomycetota bacterium genome includes the window GCCCGGCGGTGCAGCGGGCGGCGAGGGTGGCCAGCCGGGTGGTTTCGGCGATGGACAGCTTGATCGGGGTGATCTCGGGTGGGCAGGGCCGGCCCCCGCGGGCCGGGACGGGGGCGTCGCCGAGGGGGATCTGCAGGTCGGCGTCGCTGACGTGCTCCTGGTCATCGCCGGTCGCAGGATCGCCGGTCACGATGCTGGTGCCCGGCGGGTGTGGACAGGCGGCGTCGGTGACGGCGGGGAGGGCGATGCTGGCGGTGATCGCGTTGCGGATGGCGGCGGCGCGGAGCTGGGCGAGGGCGGCCAGGGCGGTGTGTCGGCAGGTCCCGTTCCAGGTGCGGGCCTGGGTCTGGTCCCAGCCGAACACGTCCTTCCCGGTCTTGAACGTCTCTTCCACCGGCCAACGGCGCCCGGCGATGGTGATGAAGTAGGTCATGGTCGCCGGTCGGCCCGGCGGCGCCCAGCACAGGGAGAACGTGAGGTGGTCCGGGCGGGAGATCAGCCGCCGGATCAGCAGGTACTGCCCCGGGATCGCGGTGGCGGTCATCGCCCAGTCGCTGTAGCGGGGCCCTTTGGACCCGTTCCCGGCCGACCGGCGCTCGAACACCGCGTCTGCGACGGCCTGATCGGCCCGGATCGTCGTGCCGGAGGGCAGGGTGAGCTGGTAGTCGCACGGGATGATCGCCACGTACGCCAGCCCGGCTCGGGCGGCCTTGGTGCGCAACTGCTCGCTGCGGCCGTAGACCTCGTCGAACGCGACCCAGCTGGCCGGCAGCCCGGTCGCGGTCAGCCGGTCGAGCTGGTTCATGGCCAGCTGCGGCTTGGTGGCGAACTGAAGCTCGTCGGGGATTCCGGCGACCCGGCGGCGGGAACGATCCTGGGCCCAGCGCTGCGGCAGGTACACGTCGTAGTCCACCCAGGCCTGCCCGTGCGCGGTGACGTAGGCGGAAAACACGGTGGTCACGCAGTTTTCCACGGTGCCGGTGCACCCGGCGTGCTGCGGGGCCACGCCCGCGGTGGCCTCCCCCTTCTTCAGCTGCGCGGTCTCGTCGATCGCGATCCCCGGGCCGATCAGGTCCCGGGGCGCGTCCGGGATCCACGCGAGGGCCAGCGCGGGCAGCTGATCGCGCAGCTGCTTGTAGTCCCACCGGTAGGAGCTGAGCAGGCCCTGCAT containing:
- a CDS encoding IS701 family transposase; this translates as MEQINYGTAAVASIEDVAECTARADAQVRAVLQTVMAQRRSASAALDYVTALAAEVKANCWSLAESAGHEGQGRMQGLLSSYRWDYKQLRDQLPALALAWIPDAPRDLIGPGIAIDETAQLKKGEATAGVAPQHAGCTGTVENCVTTVFSAYVTAHGQAWVDYDVYLPQRWAQDRSRRRVAGIPDELQFATKPQLAMNQLDRLTATGLPASWVAFDEVYGRSEQLRTKAARAGLAYVAIIPCDYQLTLPSGTTIRADQAVADAVFERRSAGNGSKGPRYSDWAMTATAIPGQYLLIRRLISRPDHLTFSLCWAPPGRPATMTYFITIAGRRWPVEETFKTGKDVFGWDQTQARTWNGTCRHTALAALAQLRAAAIRNAITASIALPAVTDAACPHPPGTSIVTGDPATGDDQEHVSDADLQIPLGDAPVPARGGRPCPPEITPIKLSIAETTRLATLAARCTAG